A single region of the Zygotorulaspora mrakii chromosome 4, complete sequence genome encodes:
- the RPB2 gene encoding DNA-directed RNA polymerase II subunit RPB2 (similar to Saccharomyces cerevisiae RPB2 (YOR151C); ancestral locus Anc_5.497), with translation MSASVDDEYYNEDSYGYEDENSPITAEDSWAVISAFFREKGLVSQQLDSFNQFVDYTLQDIISEDSTLILEQLAQHTTEADNVSRKYEIGFGKIYVTKPMVNESDGVTHALYPQEARLRNLTYSSGLFVDVKKRTYEAVDVPGRELKYELIAEESEDDNESGKVFIGRMPIMLRSKNCYLSEATESDLYKLKECPFDMGGYFIINGSEKVLIAQERSAGNIVQVFKKAAPSPISHVAEIRSALEKGSRFISTLQVKLYGREGNSARTIKATLPYIKQDIPIVIIFRALGIIPDGEILEHICYDVNDWQMLEMLKPCVEDGFVIQDRETALDFIGRRGTALGIKKEKRIQYARDILQKEFLPHITQLEGFESRKAFFLGYMINRLLLCALDRKDQDDRDHFGKKRLDLAGPLLAQLFKTLFRKLTKDIFRYMQRTVEEAKDFNMKLAINAKTITSGLKYALATGNWGEQKKAMSSRAGVSQVLNRYTYSSTLSHLRRTNTPIGRDGKLAKPRQLHNTHWGLVCPAETPEGQACGLVKNLSLMSCISVGTDPMPIITFLSEWGMEPLEDYVPHQSPDATRVFVNGVWHGVHRNPARLMETLRTLRRKGDINPEVSMVRDIREKELKIFTDAGRVYRPLFIVEDDETLGHKELKVRKGHISKLMATEYQDIEGGFEDSEDYTWSSLLNEGLVEYIDAEEEETILISMQPEDLEPIQKTPEFDEEDDLAKRIRATQHATTFTHCEIHPSMILGVAASIIPFPDHNQSPRNTYQSAMGKQAMGVFLTNYNVRMDTMANILYYPQKPLGTTRAMEYLKFRELPAGQNAIVAIACYSGYNQEDSMIMNQSSIDRGLFRSLFFRSYMDQEKKYGMSITETFEKPQRTNTLRMKHGTYDKLDDDGLIAPGVRVSGEDIIIGKTTPISPDEEELGQRTAYHSKRDASTPLRSTENGIVDQVLITTNQDGLKFVKVRVRTTKVPQIGDKFASRHGQKGTIGITYGREDMPFTSEGIVPDLIINPHAIPSRMTVAHLIECLLSKVAALSGNEGDASPFTDITVEGISKLLREHGYQSRGFEVMYNGHTGKKLMAQIFFGPTYYQRLRHMVDDKIHARARGPMQVLTRQPVEGRSRDGGLRFGEMERDCMIAHGAAAFLKERLMEASDAFRVHICGICGLMSVIAKLNHNQFECKGCDNKIDIYQIHIPYAAKLLFQELMAMNITPRLYTDRSRDF, from the coding sequence ATGTCAGCTTCTGTAGATGATGAATACTATAATGAAGATTCATATGGTTACGAAGATGAGAATTCGCCTATAACCGCAGAGGATTCGTGGGCTGTAATATCAGCATTCTTCCGTGAGAAGGGTTTGGTATCGCAACAGTTGGACTCATTCAATCAGTTTGTAGACTATACTCTCCAAGATATCATTTCAGAGGATTCAACACTAATACTGGAGCAGTTGGCCCAACACACAACCGAGGCTGATAATGTCAGTAGGAAATATGAGATTGGTTTCGGAAAGATATACGTAACCAAGCCAATGGTTAATGAGTCAGACGGTGTGACACATGCTTTGTATCCTCAAGAGGCGAGATTAAGAAATTTGACCTATTCGTCAGGTTTGTTCGTTGACGTTAAAAAGAGAACCTATGAAGCGGTTGATGTGCCGGGAAGggaattgaaatatgaacTGATCGCCGAAGAGTCGGAAGATGACAACGAAAGTGGCAAAGTTTTCATCGGCCGTATGCCTATCATGTTAAGATCGAAAAATTGTTATTTGAGTGAAGCCACAGAATCAGATCTAtacaaattgaaagaatgtCCATTTGATATGGGTGGatatttcattatcaaTGGTTCCGAAAAAGTTCTGATTGCTCAGGAACGTTCTGCAGGTAATATCGTTCAAGTGTTCAAGAAGGCTGCACCATCTCCAATTTCCCATGTAGCAGAAATAAGATCGGCATTAGAAAAAGGTTCAAGATTCATTAGTACGTTGCAAGTTAAATTATATGGTCGTGAAGGTAATTCTGCACGTACCATAAAAGCAACTTTACCATACATCAAGCAAGATATTCCTATTGTTATTATCTTCAGAGCTTTAGGTATTATTCCAGATGGTGAAATCCTTGAACATATTTGTTATGACGTCAACGATTGGCAAATGTTAGAAATGCTAAAGCCTTGTGTTGAAGACGGGTTTGTCATTCAAGATCGTGAGACTGCTTTAGATTTTATTGGCCGTCGTGGTACCGCACTTGgtatcaagaaagagaaaagaattcaatATGCTAGagatattttacaaaaggAATTTTTACCGCATATTACACAATTGGAAGGTTTTGAAAGTAGAAAAGCATTTTTCCTGGGCTACATGATCAACAGATTACTATTATGTGCATTGGATCGTaaagatcaagatgatCGTGATCATTTTGGTAAGAAAAGATTGGATCTGGCTGGCCCATTGTTAGCCCAACTTTTCAAGACATTATTCAGAAAATTGACAAAAGATATCTTCCGTTATATGCAAAGAACTGTCGAAGAAGCTAAAGATTTCAATATGAAATTGGCAATAAATGCAAAGACAATTACTTCAGGTTTGAAATATGCTTTGGCTACAGGTAATTGGGGTGAGCAGAAAAAGGCAATGTCTTCAAGAGCAGGTGTTTCACAGGTTTTAAACCGTTACACTTATTCATCAACCTTATCCCATTTAAGAAGAACTAATACTCCTATTGGTCGTGATGGAAAATTAGCAAAACCGCGTCAGTTACATAACACCCATTGGGGTTTGGTGTGTCCCGCAGAAACGCCCGAAGGTCAAGCTTGTGGCTTGGTCAAGAATTTGTCACTAATGTCATGTATTTCTGTTGGTACTGATCCAATGCCAATTATTACTTTCTTGAGTGAATGGGGTATGGAACCATTGGAAGATTACGTACCACATCAATCACCAGACGCCACTCGTGTATTTGTGAATGGTGTGTGGCATGGTGTTCACAGAAACCCAGCAAGACTGATGGAAACTTTAAGAACcttgagaagaaaaggtgATATCAATCCAGAGGTTTCTATGGTTAGAGATATACGTGAAAAAgagttgaagatttttaCTGATGCTGGTAGAGTTTACAGACCATTATTTattgttgaagatgatgaaaccTTAGGTCACAAAGAATTGAAGGTCAGAAAAGgtcatatttcaaaacttATGGCGacagaatatcaagatATCGAAGGTGGTTTTGAAGATTCAGAAGACTACACGTGGTCTTCTCTATTAAATGAAGGTTTAGTGGAATATATAGACgctgaggaagaagaaaccaTTTTAATATCTATGCAACCTGAGGATTTGGAACCGATTCAAAAGACTCcagaatttgatgaagaagacgatTTGGCTAAACGTATTAGAGCAACCCAACATGCTACAACATTCACTCATTGTGAAATTCATCCATCTATGATCTTGGGTGTTGCAGCATCCATTATTCCGTTTCCAGATCATAATCAATCTCCACGTAATACCTATCAATCTGCCATGGGTAAGCAGGCCATGGGTGTTTTCTTAACTAACTATAACGTCCGTATGGATACAATGGCTAACATTCTATACTATCCTCAAAAACCTCTCGGAACAACACGTGCGATGGAATACTTAAAGTTCAGAGAACTACCCGCTGGTCAGAACGCTATTGTTGCAATTGCTTGTTACTCAGGTTATAACCAAGAAGATTCTATGATTATGAATCAATCTTCGATTGATCGTGGTTTGTTCAGatctttatttttcagatctTATAtggatcaagaaaaaaaatatggtatGTCCATTACAGAGACTTTCGAAAAGCCTCAGCGTACAAATACTTTAAGGATGAAGCATGGTACATATGATAAATTGGATGACGACGGTTTAATAGCTCCTGGTGTCAGAGTGTCAGGTGAAGATATTATCATTGGTAAGACTACACCTATTTCACcggatgaagaagagttgGGTCAAAGAACAGCTTATCATTCAAAGCGTGATGCGTCAACACCATTGCGTAGTACAGAAAATGGTATTGTTGATCAAGTTCTCATAACAACAAATCAAGATGGTTTGAAATTTGTCAAAGTTCGTGTGAGGACAACAAAAGTTCCACAGATTGGTGATAAGTTTGCTTCTCGTCATGGTCAAAAAGGTACTATTGGTATAACTTATGGTAGAGAGGACATGCCATTCACATCAGAAGGTATTGTTCCCGACCTGATTATCAATCCGCACGCTATTCCATCTCGTATGACAGTTGCGCATTTAATCGAATGCCTACTGAGTAAAGTTGCTGCATTATCTGGTAATGAGGGTGATGCATCTCCATTTACAGATATTACAGTTGAAGGTATATCTAAACTTCTGCGTGAGCATGGATATCAGTCACGTGGTTTTGAAGTTATGTATAATGGTCATACTGGTAAAAAGTTGATGGCacaaatcttttttggaCCTACTTACTATCAACGTCTAAGACATATGGTGGACGACAAAATCCACGCAAGAGCCCGTGGTCCAATGCAAGTTTTGACTAGGCAACCTGTTGAAGGTAGATCTAGGGATGGTGGTTTGAGATTCGGTGAAATGGAACGTGATTGTATGATTGCCCATGGTGCAGCtgcttttttgaaggaaagaTTAATGGAGGCATCCGACGCCTTCAGAGTCCATATTTGTGGTATCTGTGGTTTGATGAGTGTTATTGCCAAATTAAATCacaatcaatttgaatgtAAAGGCTGTGATAATAAGATAGatatttatcaaattcatatTCCTTATGCGGCCAAGCTGTTGTTCCAGGAACTGATGGCAATGAACATTACCCCTCGTTTGTACACCGACAGGTCAAGAGacttttga
- the MRP20 gene encoding mitochondrial 54S ribosomal protein uL23m (similar to Saccharomyces cerevisiae MRP20 (YDR405W); ancestral locus Anc_5.498) translates to MLAINTLASLISSKGLLGLRSLATVAGTNVAASTKTRVSDTILSRSREDIAKGTAHFRLGGKKLYFPKARVILLRPNAKHTPYQAKFIVPKSFNKLDLRDYLFHLYGLRAMNITTQLLHGRYARVNLGTPRYREPQIKKMTIDMAEPFIWPEEPKKEENNAWNDYLVKNLQKYREDRLRLGSDEFKPGTAFDGAVGPFKQVAQPFIPKFLGKRIENKKTRYQAKLTRMRQLSKLDKFVNL, encoded by the coding sequence ATGCTCGCTATAAATACGTTAGCATCACtgatatcttcaaaaggGCTTCTAGGACTCAGATCTTTGGCTACTGTAGCAGGAACAAACGTGGCAGCATCCACAAAAACCAGGGTTAGTGATACCATCCTTTCCAGGAGTCGCGAAGATATCGCTAAGGGGACAGCACATTTTAGACTTGGTGGAAAGAAACTTTATTTCCCAAAAGCGCGTGTCATCCTATTGAGACCCAATGCAAAGCACACACCCTACCAGGCAAAATTCATTGTTCCAAAGTCTTTCAATAAGCTAGATTTAAGAGACTACTTGTTTCATCTTTATGGACTAAGAGCAATGAATATAACAACTCAACTGCTACATGGTAGGTACGCAAGAGTCAACTTGGGCACACCAAGATATAGAGAACCACAAATCAAGAAGATGACAATAGATATGGCAGAACCATTTATTTGGCCTGAAGAACctaaaaaagaagagaataaTGCATGGAACGATTATTTGGTGAAAAACTTGCAAAAATACAGAGAAGATAGATTACGTCTGGGGTCTGATGAATTCAAACCTGGTACAGCCTTTGACGGAGCCGTAGGACCTTTCAAGCAAGTCGCACAGCCATTCATTCCAAAATTCTTGGgtaaaagaattgaaaacaaaaaaaccaGGTATCAAGCCAAGCTTACACGCATGAGGCAGCTATCAAAACTAGACAAGTTTGTTAATCTTTGA
- the ATG40 gene encoding Atg40p (similar to Saccharomyces cerevisiae YOR152C; ancestral locus Anc_5.499): MLLLSPFIHLVSLVIPLILTLEVLNMVCLTTKSTDNAASKSGRKGSSSSIPTISSSDVNVRTLIYMLKYWTLYVMLFGMLSNLTWTLLSVLPFGSLGFLCLNGFVTLELVYQFIEFIESQDGKVFFLFNKFNDSNVTWWQWVNYATTYDENNVASNFVFGKLTQFVISLANRSPFSRTDYLDRGFNIMELYLRQFTHTIIMQREAYGQQQQQRQARQPRDHEQDTSANVGRKSTASRFSEGYDMLDDILQESRQRKN, from the coding sequence ATGCTGCTACTCTCGCCCTTCATCCATCTGGTGTCGTTAGTCATCCCGCTGATTTTGACGCTGGAAGTGCTCAACATGGTGTGTCTGACCACGAAGAGCACCGACAACGCAGCCAGCAAAAGCGGCAGAAAGGGGTCGAGTTCCTCAATCCCGACAATTTCGTCATCAGATGTCAATGTTCGGACGCTTATCTATATGTTGAAATACTGGACGCTGTACGTGATGCTGTTTGGGATGCTGTCTAATTTAACGTGGACGCTTTTGAGCGTTTTGCCATTTGGGTCTCTTGGCTTTCTGTGTCTCAACGGATTTGTCACTTTGGAGTTAGTTTATCAGTTTATTGAGTTCATTGAGAGTCAAGACGGCAAggttttctttctcttcaataAGTTCAATGACTCGAACGTCACTTGGTGGCAGTGGGTGAATTATGCAACGACGTACGACGAAAATAACGttgcttcaaattttgTGTTCGGTAAACTGACACAGTTCGTCATCTCGCTGGCCAACAGGTCTCCTTTTTCACGCACTGATTATTTGGACCGTGGTTTCAACATTATGGAACTGTACTTGAGACAATTCACGCACACGATTATCATGCAACGTGAAGCCTACGgacagcagcagcagcagcgCCAAGCCAGACAACCGCGAGATCACGAGCAGGATACATCAGCAAATGTTGGCAGGAAATCAACAGCTTCAAGATTCAGTGAAGGTTACGATATGCTCGACGATATCCTTCAAGAAAGCAGACAGCGAAAAAATTAG
- a CDS encoding pleiotropic drug resistance family ABC transporter (similar to Saccharomyces cerevisiae PDR5 (YOR153W) and PDR15 (YDR406W); ancestral locus Anc_5.500) — MTSEAPKEDSSSSSVQSERVSYNGFDEKTQDEIHQLAETFSHQSLAKVASSIAAEGVNPVFDGETDANYSAKLDPTSDDFSSADWVKNMSRLVQSDPEYFKPYELDCCWKNLSASGDSADVAYQTTVSNLPTKLISTAYRQLRPAKETDTFQILKPMDGLVKAGELLVVLGRPGSGCSTLLKTISSNSHGFKVSKDSVISYKGLSPLDISKHFRGEVVYNAEADIHLPHLTVYQTLLTVARLKTPSNRIPGISREAWANHVTEVAMATYGLSHTRNTKVGNELVRGVSGGERKRVSIAEVTICGSKFQCWDNATRGLDSATAYEFIRALKTQATIQNTAATIAIYQCSQDAYDLFDKVCVLDAGYQIFFGPSNEAKKYFQDMGYYCPERQTTADFLTAVTSPQERIINQEFIEKGIHVPQTPKEMSDHWLKSENYKKLLRDIDANLSENDEESKTAVREAHIAKQSKRARPSSPYTVSYMMQVKYLIIRNFWRIRNSSGVTLFQVIGNSAMALILGSMFYKIMKVPDTDTFYYRGASMFFAVLFNAFSSLLEIFSLFEARPITEKHRTYSLYHPSADAFASVLSEVPSKILTSVCFNIIFYFLVNFRRNGGRFFFYFLINNVATFTMSHLFRCVGSLCNSFTESMVPASMLLLAFVMFTGFAVPETKMLGWSKWIWYINPLAYLFESLMVNEFHGRDFECSTFIPSGSGYQSATGTERVCSAVGAVAGNDFVNGDAFLSTSYNYVNNHKWRGFGVGMAFLIFFFFVYLVLCEYNQGAKQKGEMLVFPHSIVRKYKKEQKLNTPRNSDDIEKTAGNDSISTTDKQLLQDSSDSSSDSNGVGLSKSEAIFHWRDLCYDVQIKKETRRILNNVDGWVKPGTLTALMGASGAGKTTLLDSLAERITMGVITGDVFIDGEPRDSSFPRSIGYCQQQDLHLKTATVRESLIFSAHLRQPASVSVEDKNKYVDEVIKILEMEKYADAVVGVAGEGLNVEQRKRLTIGVELVAKPKLLVFLDEPTSGLDSQTAWSICQLMKKLADHGQAILCTIHQPSAILMQEFDRLLFLQRGGKTVYFGELGEGCQTMIDYFESHGSHKCPPDANPAEWMLEVVGAAPGSHANQDYNEVWRNSEEYRAVQAELDWMERELPNKVKNTTDDDDKHSQYATSLWKQTCYVCIRLFQQYWRSPDYIWPKFIMTVFNNLFIGFTFFKADRSLQGLQNQMLSVFMFTVIFNTLLQQYLPSFVEQRDLYEARERPSRTFSWKAFITSQIVVEVPWNFLAGTLAYLIYYYAVGFYSNASMAGQLHERGALFWLYSTAFYVWIGSMGSMCIALVPVKEAAANLASLLFTISLSFCGVMATASAMPRFWIFMYRVSPLTYVIDGLLSTGIANVNIECADYELVHFDPASGQTCSEYMQPFIQSRGTGYLTNPSATSDCSFCSVSHTNDYLSGVGSSYHHRWRNYGIFIAYIVFDYAATVFLYWYMREPKSAKKAKKDKKE; from the coding sequence ATGACTTCGGAAGCGCCAAAGGAGGACTCTAGCTCGTCCTCTGTGCAATCAGAGAGGGTTTCGTACAATGGATTCGACGAAAAGACGCAGGACGAGATTCACCAGTTGGCTGAGACGTTCTCACATCAGAGTCTAGCGAAAGTGGCATCTTCAATCGCCGCGGAGGGTGTGAACCCGGTTTTTGATGGCGAAACAGACGCCAACTATAGTGCCAAGCTCGACCCTACGTCAGACGACTTCAGCAGTGCTGACTGGGTCAAAAATATGTCTCGACTAGTGCAGTCGGACCCGGAATATTTCAAGCCGTACGAACTGGATTGTTGCTGGAAGAACCTGAGTGCTTCGGGTGATTCTGCGGACGTTGCTTATCAAACGACCGTTTCGAATCTGCCAACGAAGCTAATTTCTACAGCCTATAGACAGCTCAGACCTGCAAAGGAGACTGATACTTTCCAAATTCTGAAGCCAATGGATGGTTTAGTCAAGGCCGGCGAACTGCTGGTCGTGCTGGGTAGACCGGGTTCTGGTTGCTCCACGCTGTTGAAGACCATTTCATCGAATTCCCACGGGTTCAAGGTTTCCAAAGACTCTGTTATCTCATACAAAGGTTTATCGCCACTTGATATAAGCAAACATTTCAGAGGTGAAGTTGTCTACAATGCAGAAGCCGATATTCATTTGCCTCATCTTACAGTCTATCAAACGCTATTGACAGTGGCACGCTTAAAGACTCCAAGTAATCGTATACCAGGCATTTCAAGGGAAGCTTGGGCCAACCACGTGACCGAGGTTGCAATGGCAACTTACGGTCTATCACACACGAGAAATACCAAAGTTGGTAACGAACTAGTACGGGGTGTTTCTGGTGGTGAAAGAAAGCGTGTATCTATCGCAGAGGTTACAATTTGTGGTTCAAAATTCCAGTGTTGGGATAACGCAACAAGAGGTTTGGATTCTGCCACTGCATATGAATTTATTCGTGCTTTAAAGACTCAGGCAACCATTCAAAACACTGCTGCCACCATTGCCATTTATCAATGTTCACAAGATGCATACGATTTATTTGACAAAGTTTGTGTCCTTGACGCTGGTTACCAAATTTTCTTCGGTCCTTCAAATGAAGCTAAAAAATACTTTCAAGATATGGGTTATTACTGTCCTGAAAGACAAACTACTGCAGATTTCTTAACAGCTGTTACAAGCCCTCAAGAGAGAATTATAAATCAAgaattcattgaaaaaggtATTCATGTGCCACAAActccaaaagaaatgtCAGACCATTGGTTAAAATCAGAAAACTATAAAAAACTACTAAGAGATATCGATGCCAATCTGTCGGAAAATGACGAGGAGAGTAAAACTGCAGTTAGAGAAGCTCATATTGCAAAGCAGTCTAAGAGGGCCAGGCCTTCTTCACCTTATACTGTAAGTTATATGATGCAGGTGAAATATCTAATAATCCGTAATTTTTGGAGAATTAGAAACAGTTCAGGTGTTACTCTTTTCCAAGTTATTGGTAATTCTGCCATGGCCTTAATTTTAGGTTCCATGTTTTATAAAATTATGAAAGTCCCCGATACTGATACTTTCTATTATCGTGGTGCTTCAATGTTTTTCGCTGTTTTATTCAATGCTTTTTCATCGTTATTAGAAATTTTCTCTCTATTCGAGGCAAGACCAATTACTGAAAAGCATAGAACTTATTCTTTATACCATCCAAGTGCTGATGCGTTTGCATCAGTTCTATCAGAGGTTCCAAGCAAAATACTTACTTCAGTTTGTTTCAACATtatcttttattttttggtcaatttcagaagaaATGGTGgtagatttttcttttactttTTAATCAATAATGTTGCAACATTTACAATGTCACATCTTTTCAGATGCGTTGGTTCACTCTGTAATAGTTTTACAGAATCAATGGTTCCTGCTTCTATGTTACTATTAGCATTCGTTATGTTTACAGGTTTTGCAGTGCCAGAGACAAAAATGCTTGGTTGGTCGAAATGGATTTGGTATATCAATCCGCTTGCATACCTCTTCGAATCATTGATGGTAAATGAATTTCATGGTCGTGATTTTGAATGTTCAACCTTTATTCCTAGTGGATCCGGTTATCAAAGTGCTACAGGTACCGAACGCGTTTGTTCTGCAGTTGGTGCTGTTGCCGGCAATGATTTTGTCAATGGTGATGCCTTTTTGAGTACATCTTACAATTATGTTAATAACCATAAATGGCGTGGATTCGGTGTTGGTATGGcgtttttgattttctttttctttgtttatTTAGTCCTTTGTGAATACAACCAAGGTGCAAAGCAAAAGGGTGAAATGCTAGTATTTCCTCATTCTATTGTTAGAAAATATAAGAAGGagcaaaaattgaacaCACCTCGTAATTCTGATGATATCGAAAAAACTGCTGGAAATGATTCTATAAGTACTACAGATAAACAACTCCTACAAGATTCTTCTGATTCTTCATCCGATAGTAACGGTGTAGGTTTGAGTAAATCTGAGGCAATTTTCCACTGGAGAGATTTATGTTACGATGTccaaatcaagaaagaaacCAGACGTATCTTGAACAATGTCGATGGATGGGTTAAACCCGGTACTTTGACAGCTTTAATGGGTGCTTCAGGCGCAGGTAAAACAACTTTGCTGGATAGTTTAGCGGAAAGAATTACCATGGGTGTTATTACCGGTGATGTTTTCATTGATGGTGAACCTCGTGACAGTTCCTTCCCTAGATCTATTGGTTATTGTCAGCAGCAAGATTTGCACTTGAAAACTGCAACTGTGAGAGAATCTTTAATCTTTTCAGCACACTTGCGTCAACCAGCTTCTGTTTCTGTTGAGGATAAGAATAAATACGTGGATGAGGTTATTAAGATTTtggaaatggaaaagtATGCAGATGCTGTTGTTGGTGTTGCTGGTGAAGGTTTGAATGttgaacaaagaaaaagacttACAATCGGCGTTGAGCTAGTCGCTAAACCAAAGTTGTTGGTTTTCTTGGACGAACCTACATCTGGTTTGGATTCTCAAACTGCTTGGTCTATCTGTcaattaatgaaaaaacttgCTGATCACGGGCAAGCAATTCTTTGTACAATTCATCAACCTTCTGCTATCTTGATGCAAGAATTTGATcgtttattatttttacaACGTGGTGGTAAAACCGTATATTTTGGTGAATTAGGTGAAGGATGCCAAACCATGATTGACTATTTTGAATCACATGGCTCACATAAATGTCCGCCAGATGCAAACCCCGCGGAATGGATGTTAGAAGTCGTAGGTGCTGCACCCGGTAGTCATGCCAATCAAGATTATAACGAAGTTTGGAGAAATTCTGAGGAATACAGAGCTGTTCAAGCGGAATTAGATTGGATGGAAAGGGAGTTACCAAATAAAGTTAAGAACACGACTGACGATGACGATAAGCATTCACAGTATGCAACCTCTTTATGGAAACAGACTTGCTATGTTTGCATTCGTTTATTCCAACAATATTGGAGATCTCCAGATTATATTTGGCCAAAATTCATTATGACAGTGTTCAACAATTTATTCATTGGATTTACTTTCTTCAAAGCGGATAGATCACTTCAAGGTCTACAGAATCAAATGTTGTCAGTTTTCATGTTCACAGTTATCTTTAATACCCTTTTACAACAATATCTTCCATCCTTTGTTGAACAAAGAGATCTTTACGAAGCTAGAGAGAGACCTTCGAGAACTTTTTCGTGGAAAGCATTTATCACTTCTCAAATTGTCGTTGAGGTACCTTGGAACTTTTTGGCTGGTACCCTCGCATATCTCATTTATTACTATGCCGTTGGTTTCTACTCAAATGCTTCCATGGCAGGCCAACTTCACGAAAGAGGAGCCTTGTTTTGGTTATACTCAACTGCATTCTACGTTTGGATTGGTTCTATGGGGTCCATGTGTATCGCTTTAGTTCCAGTTAAGGAGGCAGCTGCCAATTTAGCTTCTTTGTTGTTCACAATATCGTTATCGTTTTGTGGTGTTATGGCTACTGCTTCAGCAATGCCaagattttggattttcatGTACAGAGTTTCACCATTGACATATGTTATTGATGGTTTACTAAGCACTGGTATTGCTAATGTTAATATTGAATGTGCTGATTATGAATTGGTTCACTTTGATCCAGCATCGGGACAAACTTGCTCAGAATATATGCAACCTTTTATACAGAGTCGGGGAACTGGTTATTTGACAAATCCATCTGCTACTTCCGATTGTTCTTTCTGCAGCGTTTCTCATACTAATGATTATCTGAGCGGTGTTGGATCGTCTTATCACCACAGGTGGAGAAACTATGGTATATTCATCGCTTACATCGTTTTTGATTATGCTGCGACCGTATTTTTGTACTGGTACATGAGGGAGCCAAAGTCAGCAAAGAAAGCTAAGAAAGATAAGAAAGAGTGA